One segment of Comamonas thiooxydans DNA contains the following:
- the xerD gene encoding site-specific tyrosine recombinase XerD, with product MSDAPKKARKPQIPDDWPQPLPQSQHALDQFIDALLLEDGLSRNTLSAYRRDLTAAARWLARLQPPKALDAALEGDLQGYFTARVDDTKATSSNRRLTVLRRYFHWALREKRIAADPTVRMLAAKQPQRMPKTLTQEQVEALLNAPDVDSPLGLRDRAMLELMYASGLRVSELVGVRVHELDLRSGVLRVTGKGRKERLVPFGQEAQHWLERYLQQARAVILGGQQTEEVFVTQRGAGMSRVMFWVIVKKCAQIAGVNSPLSPHTLRHAFATHLLNHGADLRVVQMLLGHADISTTTIYTHVARERLKALHAEHHPRG from the coding sequence ATGTCCGACGCCCCCAAAAAAGCCCGCAAACCGCAGATTCCCGATGACTGGCCGCAGCCCTTGCCGCAGAGCCAGCATGCGCTCGATCAGTTCATCGATGCCCTGTTGCTGGAGGACGGGCTTTCGCGCAATACCCTGTCCGCCTATCGGCGTGACCTGACGGCGGCTGCGCGCTGGCTGGCGCGGCTGCAGCCGCCCAAGGCGCTGGATGCTGCGCTGGAAGGCGATCTGCAGGGCTATTTCACGGCCCGTGTAGACGACACCAAGGCCACCTCCTCGAACCGTAGGCTGACGGTGTTGCGTCGCTACTTTCACTGGGCGCTGCGTGAAAAGCGCATCGCTGCCGACCCCACGGTGCGCATGCTGGCGGCCAAGCAGCCGCAGCGCATGCCCAAGACCTTGACCCAGGAGCAGGTGGAGGCCCTGCTCAATGCGCCCGATGTGGACAGCCCGCTGGGCTTGCGCGATCGCGCCATGCTGGAGCTGATGTATGCCAGCGGACTGCGTGTCAGCGAGCTGGTGGGCGTGCGCGTGCATGAACTGGACTTGCGCTCGGGCGTGCTGCGCGTGACGGGCAAGGGACGCAAGGAGCGGCTGGTGCCGTTCGGCCAGGAGGCGCAGCACTGGCTGGAGCGCTATCTGCAGCAGGCGCGTGCCGTGATTCTGGGAGGGCAGCAGACCGAGGAGGTGTTTGTGACCCAGCGCGGCGCGGGCATGAGTCGCGTGATGTTCTGGGTCATCGTCAAGAAATGCGCGCAAATTGCAGGTGTGAACTCGCCGCTGTCGCCACATACGCTGCGCCATGCGTTTGCCACCCATTTGCTCAACCATGGTGCCGACCTTCGCGTGGTGCAGATGCTGCTGGGGCATGCCGACATCTCCACCACCACCATCTACACCCATGTGGCGCGCGAGCGGCTCAAGGCTCTGCATGCCGAGCATCACCCGCGCGGCTGA
- a CDS encoding molybdopterin-dependent oxidoreductase, giving the protein MAEKQPLSRRSILLRSGAAGAALGAMALPAAAARKASRTCVLDGLQPSVLTISGPGVQANRGKPQAVADRMLIIHGYLFDAAWSCGMDALNSLEQQTFRTTLEYDEAEHSLQGPLLEQVLQAAGVDVGQAMARGLQLTLQGIDGYRSQIPLAQAVRWRMLIATQLDGVPLAMGGVGPLWAIFAAHQIPELGQLPVKQRFPAAVWGLYHLQLGSATA; this is encoded by the coding sequence ATGGCAGAAAAGCAACCTCTATCACGTCGCTCCATCTTGCTGCGAAGCGGTGCTGCAGGCGCTGCGCTGGGCGCCATGGCTCTACCCGCCGCGGCCGCACGCAAGGCCTCCCGCACCTGTGTGCTCGATGGACTGCAACCCTCAGTGCTCACCATCAGCGGCCCCGGTGTGCAGGCCAATCGCGGCAAGCCGCAGGCCGTGGCGGACCGCATGCTGATCATCCATGGCTATCTGTTCGATGCAGCCTGGTCCTGCGGCATGGATGCACTCAACAGCCTGGAGCAGCAGACATTCAGGACCACGCTTGAATACGACGAAGCCGAGCACAGCCTGCAAGGCCCGCTGCTGGAGCAGGTCCTGCAGGCCGCCGGCGTGGATGTAGGCCAGGCCATGGCGCGCGGCCTGCAACTGACCTTGCAGGGCATAGATGGCTATCGCAGCCAGATACCACTGGCCCAGGCCGTGCGCTGGCGCATGCTGATCGCCACCCAGCTGGACGGCGTGCCGCTGGCCATGGGCGGCGTGGGCCCGCTCTGGGCCATTTTTGCAGCCCATCAGATTCCGGAGCTCGGCCAATTGCCCGTCAAGCAACGCTTTCCTGCCGCCGTCTGGGGGCTGTACCACCTGCAGCTCGGCAGCGCGACAGCCTAG
- a CDS encoding tripartite tricarboxylate transporter substrate binding protein: protein MTNFLRRSMLTCALAAVLPATLSLNVQAADKADAAGWPSRPIRLVVSYPAGGVSDVVARALGEKLSQSLGQSVVIDNKAGAGGAIGLDQVAKSNPDGYTLGFSSISPLTLSPHLGKPLFDPHKDIVPVVSVMYSPVLLLGTTRLAVKSFPELMTQAKAHPGDVRWATAGLASLGHIMLEQIADQGKVQITHVPYKGGGQQLNDGLSAQFEVLSTNAGPAVMQHIKAGKFKALAVGAPARLDSLPQVPTLAELGYKNANTTSVFGIFAPAGVPAPVLARLNAEVNKALALPEIRQRLEATDNVPTGGKAADFAKQIEAESRSNAQIIKAAGIQTN from the coding sequence ATGACTAACTTTCTGCGTCGCAGCATGCTGACCTGTGCCCTGGCAGCCGTGCTGCCTGCCACCTTGTCCCTGAATGTCCAGGCGGCCGACAAAGCCGACGCGGCTGGCTGGCCCAGCCGTCCCATTCGTCTGGTGGTGTCCTACCCTGCCGGTGGTGTCAGCGATGTGGTGGCCCGTGCACTGGGTGAAAAGCTGTCGCAGTCGCTGGGTCAGTCGGTGGTGATCGACAACAAGGCCGGCGCGGGTGGCGCGATTGGCCTGGATCAAGTCGCCAAGTCCAACCCCGATGGCTATACGCTGGGCTTTTCGTCCATCAGCCCGCTGACGCTGAGCCCCCATCTGGGCAAGCCGCTGTTCGACCCGCACAAGGATATCGTTCCCGTGGTCAGCGTGATGTACTCGCCCGTGCTGCTGCTGGGCACGACCCGTCTGGCAGTCAAGAGCTTTCCCGAGCTGATGACCCAGGCCAAGGCCCACCCCGGCGATGTCCGCTGGGCCACGGCCGGTCTGGCGTCGCTGGGCCACATCATGCTCGAGCAGATTGCCGATCAGGGCAAGGTGCAGATCACCCATGTGCCTTACAAGGGCGGTGGCCAGCAGCTCAATGACGGCCTGAGTGCACAGTTCGAGGTGTTGTCCACGAATGCCGGCCCGGCCGTGATGCAGCACATCAAGGCCGGCAAGTTCAAGGCCCTGGCCGTGGGGGCTCCGGCGCGTCTGGACTCGCTGCCCCAGGTGCCCACGCTGGCTGAGCTGGGTTACAAGAACGCCAACACCACATCGGTCTTCGGCATCTTCGCTCCCGCAGGTGTGCCTGCCCCCGTGCTGGCTCGCCTGAATGCCGAGGTGAACAAGGCGCTGGCGCTGCCCGAGATCCGTCAGCGCCTGGAAGCCACGGACAATGTGCCTACCGGCGGCAAGGCTGCGGACTTTGCCAAGCAGATCGAGGCCGAGTCCAGGTCCAACGCCCAGATCATCAAGGCTGCAGGCATCCAGACCAACTGA
- a CDS encoding EAL and HDOD domain-containing protein yields MDTSDTNSSSPTASPVADRDEANMASIARQAIVDEKRDVYGYELFDRSVAHNAHTAASDAALLFNALSYAGAEALVGKKTVFINCTHDSLSGGHLELIHPDRVVLEVPALPVDATQENIEACLPTFAALRQRGFRLAFDQNLLRRNYASWLPMASFVKLDMQSFGIEHAEKLVKFAQTYTRAQIVAEKVETAEQFEHMRSLGVKLFQGYWFAQPQLVQARTIRPTQTTIIQLINLVRQQASTEEIEELLKKDPTLSFNLLRFINSSGFGLSCEITSFRHAVMILGLKKLFRWAALLLTTSRAGGTPPAVGQTAVVRGRLMELLTAELLPPEECDHAFVVGVFSLLDVMLSQPMAKALESVALPQSVVDALVHNQGVFAPFLDLTRACESGDEAAFARAANALQLSNHQVNWAHLQALSWADNLASEVI; encoded by the coding sequence ATGGATACCTCTGACACCAACTCCTCTTCACCGACCGCCAGCCCCGTTGCAGACAGGGACGAGGCCAATATGGCCAGCATTGCGCGTCAGGCAATCGTCGATGAAAAACGGGATGTGTACGGCTACGAGCTGTTTGACCGCTCGGTTGCACATAACGCACACACAGCAGCATCCGATGCGGCGCTGCTGTTCAATGCACTGTCCTACGCCGGTGCCGAAGCGCTGGTGGGCAAGAAGACGGTTTTCATCAACTGCACCCATGACAGCCTGAGCGGCGGCCACCTGGAGCTGATTCACCCCGACCGTGTGGTACTGGAAGTGCCTGCCCTACCCGTCGACGCCACGCAGGAAAACATCGAAGCCTGTCTGCCCACATTTGCGGCCCTGCGCCAGCGTGGCTTTCGCCTGGCTTTCGACCAGAACCTGCTGCGCCGCAACTATGCGTCATGGCTACCCATGGCCTCCTTCGTCAAGCTGGACATGCAGAGCTTCGGAATCGAGCATGCCGAAAAGCTGGTGAAGTTTGCCCAGACCTACACACGCGCCCAGATCGTGGCCGAGAAGGTCGAGACGGCCGAGCAGTTCGAGCATATGCGGAGCCTTGGCGTGAAGCTGTTCCAGGGCTACTGGTTCGCCCAGCCCCAGCTCGTGCAGGCGCGCACCATCCGCCCCACGCAGACCACCATCATCCAGCTCATCAACCTGGTGCGCCAGCAGGCCAGCACGGAGGAGATCGAAGAGCTGCTCAAGAAGGACCCCACGCTGTCCTTCAATCTGCTGCGCTTCATCAACAGCTCGGGCTTCGGTCTGTCCTGCGAGATCACCTCCTTCCGCCATGCGGTGATGATTCTGGGCCTCAAGAAGCTGTTCCGCTGGGCGGCCCTGCTGCTGACCACCTCACGCGCCGGCGGCACCCCGCCAGCTGTGGGCCAGACAGCCGTGGTGCGCGGCCGCCTGATGGAGCTGCTGACCGCCGAGCTGCTGCCGCCCGAGGAATGCGACCACGCTTTCGTCGTGGGCGTCTTCTCGCTGCTCGATGTGATGCTGAGCCAGCCCATGGCCAAGGCCCTGGAATCCGTGGCCCTGCCCCAGTCCGTGGTTGACGCACTGGTACACAACCAAGGCGTTTTTGCGCCCTTCCTGGATCTGACGCGCGCCTGCGAGTCGGGCGACGAAGCGGCTTTTGCCCGCGCCGCCAATGCGCTGCAGCTGTCCAACCACCAGGTCAACTGGGCCCATCTGCAGGCACTGAGCTGGGCCGACAATCTGGCCAGTGAAGTGATCTGA
- a CDS encoding EAL and HDOD domain-containing protein, producing MSEQTIEDQAFASPRNLSKGMIARQPIVNGLQQIIGYELFNRSRSPYGHTMASDATLIFAALTHAGEEDLVGTKLMFVNCTHEGLTGEHLELLPADKVVLEIPPLGHAAVHEVAARLPTLLALKDQGFHLAFNHTVLESVYSAWLPLADYIKLDLSTLAPDQLTVLVKFANRHTRAELIAEKVESAHQHELGQRLGIELFQGFWFARPTVMQTRLLTPTQQSIIQLLTLVREQASTDAIEEVLKKDAALAFNLLRLINSASFGAHRKITSFKQAVMLLGLNKLFRWAAMLLTAAREGGPPPAVGQTAVIRGRLMELLAKHSLTDTDADLAFICGMFSMLDRMLGMPLPAALALIPVSESVSAALLHHEGILGELLMLTKACESHDQEQFDRSACSLELEHGDINHAHLQALRWTECLSD from the coding sequence ATGAGTGAACAAACCATAGAGGACCAGGCATTCGCCTCGCCGCGCAACCTGTCCAAAGGCATGATTGCACGCCAGCCCATCGTCAACGGGCTGCAGCAAATCATTGGTTACGAGCTGTTCAACCGCTCGCGCTCGCCCTATGGTCACACCATGGCCTCAGACGCGACGCTGATCTTTGCGGCCCTCACGCATGCTGGAGAGGAAGATCTGGTCGGCACCAAGCTCATGTTCGTGAACTGCACTCACGAAGGTCTGACCGGCGAGCATCTGGAACTGCTGCCTGCCGACAAGGTGGTGCTGGAGATCCCCCCTCTGGGCCATGCCGCCGTGCATGAGGTGGCAGCCCGCCTGCCCACCTTGCTGGCACTCAAGGACCAGGGCTTTCATCTCGCCTTCAACCACACGGTGCTGGAGTCTGTGTATTCGGCCTGGCTGCCGCTGGCCGACTACATCAAGCTAGACCTCTCCACGCTGGCGCCGGACCAGCTTACGGTGCTGGTCAAGTTCGCCAACCGCCACACCCGCGCCGAGTTGATCGCCGAAAAAGTCGAAAGTGCCCACCAGCATGAGCTGGGGCAGCGCCTGGGCATAGAGCTTTTCCAGGGTTTCTGGTTTGCCCGTCCCACGGTGATGCAGACCCGCCTCCTGACCCCGACGCAGCAAAGCATCATCCAGTTGCTGACGCTGGTACGCGAGCAGGCCAGCACCGATGCGATCGAGGAAGTTCTCAAAAAGGACGCAGCCCTGGCCTTCAACCTGCTGCGCCTCATCAACTCGGCCAGCTTTGGCGCCCATCGCAAGATCACCTCTTTCAAGCAGGCCGTGATGCTGCTCGGCCTGAACAAGCTGTTCCGCTGGGCTGCCATGCTGCTGACTGCCGCCCGTGAAGGCGGCCCCCCACCGGCCGTAGGCCAGACCGCCGTGATTCGCGGCCGTCTGATGGAGCTGCTGGCCAAGCACTCGCTGACGGACACCGACGCCGATCTGGCCTTTATCTGCGGCATGTTCTCCATGCTGGACCGCATGCTGGGCATGCCTTTGCCTGCAGCGCTGGCGCTGATCCCGGTGTCCGAATCGGTCTCTGCCGCGCTGCTGCATCATGAAGGCATTCTGGGCGAGCTGCTGATGCTCACCAAGGCCTGCGAGAGTCATGACCAGGAGCAATTCGACCGCAGCGCCTGCAGCCTGGAACTGGAGCACGGGGACATCAATCACGCTCATCTGCAAGCTCTGAGATGGACGGAGTGTCTGTCCGACTGA
- a CDS encoding ferritin-like domain-containing protein produces MELRHRALEVLCLADPEQKAAAAIALHTQKALYSIAETAPVPVVAESELPGRPARPELRHHTAVARRSPATLEGRAVLIHAIAHIEFNAINLALDAIWRFDGMPGQYYHDWLQVAAEEAKHFRLLRDHLRQHHGQDYGDHPAHQGLWTMCEKTAGDIVARMALVPRTLEARGLDATPQIQNKLRNTHAPDALAACDILDIILREEVGHVAIGNHWYRWLCEKNGLDPESWYLELTKRHEAPRLRPPFNEKARRAAGFTATEIAWLQQI; encoded by the coding sequence ATGGAGTTACGTCATCGCGCGCTAGAGGTCTTGTGTCTTGCGGACCCAGAGCAGAAAGCGGCTGCAGCCATTGCGCTGCATACGCAAAAAGCTCTCTATTCAATAGCAGAAACAGCCCCGGTACCGGTGGTTGCCGAATCAGAGCTGCCCGGCCGTCCGGCCCGACCCGAGCTCAGGCACCACACGGCCGTGGCGCGCCGCTCGCCAGCCACCCTCGAAGGCCGGGCCGTGCTCATCCATGCCATTGCACATATAGAGTTCAATGCCATCAACCTCGCACTGGACGCCATCTGGCGCTTTGACGGCATGCCCGGGCAGTACTACCACGACTGGCTGCAGGTGGCTGCAGAGGAAGCCAAGCATTTCCGCCTGCTGCGCGATCATCTGCGCCAGCATCATGGTCAGGACTATGGCGACCATCCGGCCCACCAGGGCCTGTGGACCATGTGCGAGAAAACGGCAGGCGACATCGTGGCCCGCATGGCCCTGGTACCAAGAACGCTGGAGGCGCGAGGCCTCGACGCCACGCCGCAGATCCAGAACAAGCTGCGCAACACCCATGCGCCCGATGCGCTGGCGGCCTGCGACATTCTGGACATCATCCTGCGCGAGGAAGTGGGCCATGTGGCCATAGGCAACCACTGGTATCGCTGGCTGTGCGAGAAAAACGGCCTAGACCCCGAGTCCTGGTACCTGGAGCTGACAAAGCGCCATGAAGCGCCGCGCCTGCGCCCGCCCTTCAATGAGAAGGCACGCCGCGCCGCAGGCTTCACAGCGACCGAGATCGCCTGGCTGCAACAGATCTAG
- a CDS encoding gamma carbonic anhydrase family protein has translation MAIYELDGVAPQIDETAWVADSAEVMGRVKLDRDASVWFGTVIRGDTENISIGAGSNIQDASVLHADFGKPLTVGCNVTVGHQVMLHGCSIGDGSLIGIGAVVLNGARIGRNCLVGAGSLVTEGKEFPDGSMILGSPAKVVRELSPEQIEGLRQSARNYVENARRFKRGLRKLG, from the coding sequence ATGGCAATTTACGAACTCGACGGCGTAGCGCCGCAGATCGACGAGACCGCCTGGGTGGCAGACAGCGCCGAGGTCATGGGCCGCGTCAAGCTGGACCGTGACGCCAGCGTCTGGTTTGGAACCGTCATCCGCGGGGATACCGAAAACATCAGCATCGGTGCGGGCTCCAACATCCAGGATGCCAGCGTGCTGCATGCCGATTTCGGCAAACCGTTGACGGTGGGTTGCAATGTGACGGTTGGGCACCAAGTAATGCTGCATGGCTGCTCGATTGGCGATGGCTCGCTCATCGGCATCGGTGCAGTGGTGCTCAACGGCGCCAGGATCGGCAGGAACTGCCTAGTGGGCGCAGGCTCGCTGGTGACCGAGGGCAAGGAATTTCCCGACGGCTCCATGATCCTCGGCAGCCCCGCCAAGGTCGTGCGCGAGCTATCGCCCGAGCAGATCGAAGGTCTGCGCCAGAGCGCCAGGAACTATGTTGAAAATGCTCGCCGCTTCAAGCGCGGCTTGCGCAAGCTGGGCTGA
- a CDS encoding Hsp33 family molecular chaperone HslO has translation MSELHKFIFDGLPVRGAIVRLTDSWQEILQRRAGNKDTGAYPEAVSTLLGEMTAAGVLMQSNIKFNGALVFQVMGDGPVKLAVAEVQSDLSLRATASLVGEANLPLRGQLAPLAELVNAHGAGRCAVTLDPKDRQPGQNPYQGVVPLNDGAGGRFERLSDALQFYMMQSEQLDTVMVLAANDQIAAGLMLQRMPVKGEANLAAATESGEAEHDAQGLNEEYNRIATLASSLTQQELLTLDVETILRRLFWEEKLLRFAPQADEQAPRFACTCSRDRVAAMLTSLGEEEVDSIVAERGKIEVGCDFCGQQYQFDAIDAARLFTEVQKQPPSSSSVQ, from the coding sequence GTGTCTGAACTGCATAAATTCATTTTTGACGGCCTGCCCGTGCGTGGTGCCATTGTTCGCCTGACTGACTCCTGGCAGGAAATCCTGCAGCGCCGTGCCGGCAACAAGGATACCGGCGCCTACCCCGAGGCCGTCAGCACCTTGCTCGGCGAGATGACGGCGGCTGGCGTGCTCATGCAGTCCAATATCAAGTTCAATGGCGCGCTGGTATTCCAGGTCATGGGTGACGGCCCGGTCAAACTGGCCGTGGCCGAAGTGCAGTCGGATCTGAGCCTGCGTGCCACGGCATCGCTGGTGGGAGAGGCCAATCTGCCCCTGCGCGGCCAGTTGGCCCCGCTGGCGGAGCTGGTCAATGCCCATGGCGCGGGCCGCTGCGCCGTCACGCTGGACCCCAAGGACCGCCAGCCCGGCCAGAACCCCTATCAGGGCGTGGTGCCGCTCAACGATGGTGCTGGCGGTCGCTTCGAGCGCCTGTCGGATGCGCTGCAGTTCTACATGATGCAGTCCGAGCAGCTCGACACCGTGATGGTGCTGGCTGCCAATGATCAGATCGCTGCCGGTCTGATGCTGCAGCGCATGCCTGTGAAGGGCGAGGCGAATCTGGCTGCGGCCACCGAAAGCGGAGAGGCCGAGCATGACGCCCAGGGTCTGAACGAGGAGTACAACCGCATTGCCACGCTGGCCTCCAGCCTGACGCAGCAAGAGTTGTTGACGCTGGATGTGGAGACCATTTTGCGGCGCCTGTTCTGGGAGGAGAAGCTGCTGCGCTTCGCTCCGCAGGCCGACGAGCAGGCCCCGCGTTTCGCCTGCACCTGCAGCCGTGACCGTGTGGCCGCCATGCTGACGTCGCTGGGCGAGGAAGAGGTGGATTCCATCGTTGCCGAGCGTGGCAAGATCGAGGTGGGCTGCGACTTCTGCGGCCAGCAATACCAGTTCGATGCCATCGATGCGGCGCGTCTGTTCACCGAAGTGCAAAAGCAGCCGCCCAGCTCCAGCTCGGTGCAGTAA
- a CDS encoding septum formation initiator family protein, which translates to MVNRVVCVTLLVLLTAIHAQLWLGNGSMAYVHELQQQIKDQYAANALEKSENDRLQSEVNDLKDGLSTVEEKARYELGMVKPNEIYIQVSKR; encoded by the coding sequence ATGGTCAACCGCGTCGTCTGCGTCACATTGCTGGTCTTGCTGACCGCCATTCACGCCCAGCTCTGGCTGGGCAATGGCAGCATGGCCTATGTGCACGAGTTGCAGCAGCAAATCAAGGATCAATACGCGGCCAACGCCCTCGAAAAATCGGAAAACGACAGGCTGCAGTCCGAGGTCAACGACCTCAAGGACGGCCTGTCCACCGTGGAAGAAAAGGCCCGTTACGAGTTGGGCATGGTCAAACCCAATGAAATCTATATTCAGGTTTCCAAGCGCTGA
- the eno gene encoding phosphopyruvate hydratase: MSAIVDIVGREVLDSRGNPTVECDVLLESGVMGRAAVPSGASTGSREAIELRDGDKSRYLGKGVLKAVEHINTEISEAVLGLDASEQAFLDKTLIDLDGTDNKSRLGANAMLAVSMAVARAAAEEAGLPLYRYFGGMGGVQLPVPMMNVINGGAHANNSLDLQEFMIIPVGAPTFREAVRWGAEVFHALKAIIHHNGMSTAVGDEGGFAPSVENHEAAIQLIIEAIEKAGYKPGEQIALGLDCAASEFYKDGMYVLAGEGNMTLTSTQWTDMLAGWCDKYPIISIEDGMHEGDWDGWKILTERLGAKVQLVGDDLFVTNTKILKEGIEKRIANSILIKINQIGTLTETFAAIEMAKRAGYTAVISHRSGETEDSTIADIAVGLNAGQIKTGSMSRSDRIAKYNQLLRIEEDLGDVAEYPGRAAFYNLR, translated from the coding sequence ATGAGTGCCATTGTTGACATCGTAGGCCGCGAAGTGCTGGACAGCCGCGGCAATCCCACCGTTGAGTGCGACGTGCTGCTGGAATCCGGCGTGATGGGCCGTGCCGCCGTGCCCTCGGGCGCATCCACCGGCTCGCGCGAAGCCATTGAACTGCGTGATGGCGACAAGAGCCGTTACCTGGGCAAGGGTGTCCTGAAGGCTGTTGAGCACATCAACACCGAAATCTCCGAAGCCGTGCTGGGCCTGGACGCTTCCGAGCAGGCTTTCCTGGACAAGACCCTGATCGACCTGGACGGCACCGACAACAAGAGCCGCCTGGGCGCCAACGCCATGCTGGCTGTCTCCATGGCCGTGGCCCGCGCCGCAGCCGAAGAAGCCGGCCTGCCCCTGTACCGCTACTTCGGCGGCATGGGCGGCGTGCAGCTGCCCGTCCCCATGATGAACGTGATCAACGGCGGCGCCCATGCGAACAACTCGCTGGACCTGCAAGAGTTCATGATCATCCCCGTGGGTGCCCCCACCTTCCGTGAAGCCGTGCGCTGGGGCGCCGAAGTCTTCCACGCACTGAAGGCCATCATCCACCACAATGGCATGTCCACCGCCGTGGGCGACGAAGGCGGTTTCGCACCTTCCGTGGAAAACCACGAAGCAGCGATCCAGCTGATCATCGAAGCCATCGAAAAGGCCGGCTACAAGCCCGGCGAGCAGATCGCCCTGGGCCTGGACTGCGCAGCTTCCGAGTTCTACAAGGACGGCATGTACGTGCTGGCCGGCGAAGGCAATATGACACTGACTTCGACGCAGTGGACCGACATGCTGGCCGGCTGGTGCGACAAGTACCCCATCATCTCCATCGAAGACGGCATGCACGAAGGCGACTGGGATGGCTGGAAGATCCTGACCGAGCGCCTGGGCGCCAAGGTTCAGCTGGTGGGTGACGACCTGTTCGTGACCAACACCAAGATCCTCAAGGAAGGCATCGAAAAGCGCATTGCCAACTCGATCCTGATCAAGATCAACCAGATCGGCACCCTGACCGAGACCTTCGCCGCCATCGAAATGGCCAAGCGCGCCGGCTACACCGCCGTGATCTCGCACCGTTCGGGCGAAACCGAAGACAGCACCATTGCCGACATCGCCGTGGGCCTGAATGCTGGTCAAATCAAGACCGGCTCCATGAGCCGCTCCGACCGTATCGCCAAGTACAACCAGTTGCTGCGCATCGAGGAAGACCTGGGTGATGTGGCCGAGTACCCCGGCCGTGCTGCCTTCTACAACCTGCGCTAA
- the kdsA gene encoding 3-deoxy-8-phosphooctulonate synthase — protein MKLCGFDIGLDKRFFLIAGPCVVESEQLQMDVAGQLKEITSSLGIHFIFKSSFDKANRSSGTSFRGPGMEKGLEILAKVKKELNVPILTDVHTEAEVPYVASVVDMLQTPAFLCRQTDFIRAVAQSGKPVNIKKGQFLAPHDMKNVIDKARAAAVEAGLPADSFTACERGASFGYNNLVSDMRSLAIMRETGAPVVFDATHSVQLPGGNGTSSGGMREMVPVLSRAAVAVGVAGLFMETHPDPCNALSDGPNAVPLKHMKALLETLVALDDVTKRNGFLEDHFQA, from the coding sequence ATGAAACTCTGCGGCTTTGATATTGGTCTGGACAAGCGCTTCTTTCTGATCGCCGGCCCTTGCGTGGTCGAATCCGAACAGCTGCAGATGGATGTGGCCGGGCAACTCAAGGAAATCACCTCCTCGCTGGGCATCCACTTCATCTTCAAGAGCAGCTTCGACAAGGCCAACCGCTCCTCGGGCACCAGCTTTCGCGGCCCCGGCATGGAAAAAGGCCTGGAGATCCTCGCCAAGGTGAAGAAGGAACTGAATGTGCCCATCCTCACCGATGTGCACACCGAGGCCGAAGTGCCTTATGTGGCGTCTGTCGTCGACATGCTGCAGACCCCCGCCTTCCTGTGCCGCCAGACGGACTTCATCCGCGCCGTGGCCCAGTCGGGCAAGCCCGTGAACATCAAGAAGGGCCAGTTCCTGGCCCCGCATGACATGAAGAATGTCATCGACAAGGCCCGTGCAGCAGCGGTGGAAGCGGGTCTGCCCGCAGACAGCTTCACGGCCTGCGAGCGTGGCGCCAGCTTTGGCTACAACAACCTGGTCAGCGACATGCGCTCGCTGGCCATCATGCGCGAAACCGGCGCCCCTGTCGTGTTCGATGCCACCCACAGCGTGCAGCTGCCCGGCGGCAACGGCACCTCCAGCGGCGGCATGCGCGAGATGGTGCCCGTGCTCTCGCGTGCGGCCGTGGCCGTGGGCGTGGCAGGTCTGTTCATGGAAACCCATCCCGATCCCTGCAACGCCCTGTCGGACGGCCCCAATGCCGTGCCGCTCAAGCACATGAAGGCCCTGCTCGAAACCCTGGTGGCGCTGGACGATGTGACCAAGCGCAACGGCTTCCTGGAAGACCACTTCCAGGCCTGA